In Planctomycetota bacterium, a single genomic region encodes these proteins:
- a CDS encoding OmpA family protein — MAISLAPARLAGTAAVALLATTLVGCVNQEDYRALEAQRNDLADQLALAQQQATSNATLAEGYREQLGRIGDADRSADAVLANYEMQIASLTGERDEIARRYEELVGKIGTGPALPAALTSELSSYAAQNPDLITFDADRGIVKFKSDVTFKSGDAELLADANQAIQRFAQILNSPVARSYLLNIEGHTDNVTSFSANTKAKGHKNNWYLSSHRAISVAEGLMGQGVSATRVAVVGRADQEPVASNATAGGRAQNRRVEVMILPQTVQGGGTATATPEVEAMPAAAEIEPTGIDDSGSMK, encoded by the coding sequence ATGGCAATTTCCCTAGCTCCCGCCCGTCTCGCCGGCACCGCTGCCGTCGCTCTTCTCGCGACGACGCTCGTTGGCTGTGTGAACCAGGAAGACTACCGCGCCCTCGAGGCCCAGCGGAACGACCTAGCCGACCAGCTTGCTCTCGCACAGCAGCAAGCCACCAGCAACGCCACGCTCGCCGAAGGCTACCGCGAGCAGCTGGGCCGCATCGGCGACGCCGATCGCTCCGCCGACGCTGTTCTGGCCAACTACGAGATGCAGATCGCCAGCCTCACCGGCGAGCGCGACGAGATCGCCCGTCGCTACGAGGAGCTGGTCGGCAAGATCGGCACCGGCCCGGCTCTGCCCGCTGCGCTGACGAGCGAGCTGTCCAGCTACGCCGCCCAGAACCCGGACCTGATCACCTTCGACGCTGATCGCGGCATCGTGAAGTTCAAGAGCGACGTCACCTTCAAGTCCGGCGATGCCGAGCTGCTGGCCGACGCGAACCAGGCGATCCAGCGGTTCGCCCAGATCCTCAACTCGCCGGTGGCCCGCAGCTACCTGCTGAACATCGAAGGGCACACGGACAACGTCACGTCGTTCAGTGCCAACACGAAGGCCAAGGGTCACAAGAACAACTGGTACCTCTCGTCGCACCGCGCGATCAGCGTGGCCGAGGGTCTGATGGGTCAGGGCGTCAGCGCGACCCGCGTGGCCGTCGTCGGCCGGGCGGACCAGGAGCCCGTCGCCAGCAACGCCACCGCCGGCGGCCGGGCTCAGAACCGTCGCGTCGAGGTGATGATCCTCCCGCAGACCGTCCAGGGCGGCGGCACTGCGACTGCCACACCCGAAGTCGAAGCCATGCCCGCCGCCGCGGAGATCGAGCCAACCGGCATCGATGACTCCGGCTCGATGAAGTGA